From the genome of uncultured Fibrobacter sp., one region includes:
- a CDS encoding glycoside hydrolase family 11 protein: MKNLVGLGIALTMGLATTIYAERCPNAWPAEGENYASGTIDGTNYSYEVWRDGYNAYLECYDDGGYLVYSKVADAIVRFGPKFDEPKTFDQHGNFAADYKFRTKGGGFGTPYFLVGIQGNTTEPKTEFYIIDYWIIKDTADTSTFGTRLGEFTVDGDTYDIWQNTANSHMGVQGDSSFKQYFSIRRTKRDSGHVDITAHFKKWEELGLKVGKITDVMALVEGYKGQSSINYFQIDYFNITESADSTGTTAISRRTSLPLLKGDARVFNMQGRYLGTSEQKISPTIRTVKKR; this comes from the coding sequence ATGAAGAATTTAGTGGGTTTAGGAATCGCCCTCACCATGGGCTTGGCTACGACTATCTATGCGGAAAGGTGTCCTAACGCATGGCCCGCGGAGGGCGAAAACTACGCCTCCGGCACGATAGACGGTACAAACTACAGTTACGAAGTCTGGCGCGATGGCTACAATGCTTATTTGGAGTGCTACGATGATGGCGGCTACTTAGTTTACTCCAAGGTCGCGGACGCTATCGTGCGCTTTGGTCCCAAGTTCGACGAGCCAAAGACCTTCGACCAGCATGGCAACTTTGCGGCGGACTACAAGTTTCGCACAAAAGGCGGCGGCTTCGGCACCCCCTATTTTCTGGTTGGCATCCAAGGCAATACCACCGAGCCGAAAACCGAATTCTATATCATAGACTACTGGATAATCAAAGATACAGCCGACACATCCACTTTCGGAACCAGGCTCGGCGAATTCACCGTCGATGGCGACACCTACGACATCTGGCAGAACACCGCCAACAGTCACATGGGCGTCCAGGGCGACTCCTCGTTCAAGCAGTATTTCAGCATCCGACGCACCAAGCGCGATAGCGGGCACGTCGACATTACCGCCCACTTCAAGAAATGGGAAGAGCTCGGCCTGAAGGTGGGCAAGATAACCGATGTCATGGCGCTTGTGGAAGGGTATAAGGGGCAGAGTTCCATCAACTATTTTCAAATTGACTACTTCAACATCACCGAATCGGCAGACAGCACCGGCACCACGGCCATTTCAAGGCGTACAAGCCTCCCGCTCCTAAAGGGTGATGCCCGCGTGTTCAACATGCAGGGCCGCTACCTCGGCACCAGCGAACAGAAAATCAGTCCTACCATCAGGACAGTGAAGAAGCGGTAA
- a CDS encoding fibrobacter succinogenes major paralogous domain-containing protein: protein MMHLITRFSLFSVFAAIILAACSESFTDPRDGKSYAIVQIGSQTWMAENMDYEVQGSACPEGDDRKCSKYGRLYTWDMARTVCPEGWHLPDSADFEKLIASVGGAEVAGYALKSTSGWFKKGNGSDDYGFNALPAGYRLAGNGTRDKFDGIGGYAHIWSAVETPDGLAYYMLLDFSIKAAKLSAFGKDEARSVRCVK, encoded by the coding sequence ATGATGCACTTGATAACAAGATTTTCGCTGTTTTCCGTTTTCGCGGCAATTATTCTGGCGGCCTGCTCCGAATCGTTTACCGATCCGCGCGACGGCAAGTCGTATGCGATTGTGCAAATCGGTTCGCAGACCTGGATGGCCGAGAATATGGATTACGAAGTCCAGGGAAGCGCATGCCCCGAAGGTGACGACCGAAAATGCTCCAAGTACGGACGGCTCTACACATGGGACATGGCCCGCACCGTTTGCCCCGAAGGCTGGCACTTGCCCGACAGCGCTGACTTTGAAAAACTGATTGCAAGTGTTGGCGGCGCAGAGGTTGCCGGCTATGCGCTCAAATCGACAAGCGGCTGGTTTAAGAAAGGGAACGGCTCGGACGATTACGGCTTTAATGCATTGCCCGCAGGCTACCGCCTCGCCGGAAACGGTACGCGCGACAAGTTCGACGGCATCGGCGGCTATGCGCATATCTGGAGCGCCGTCGAAACCCCCGATGGCCTCGCTTATTACATGCTCCTGGATTTCAGCATCAAGGCCGCCAAGCTCAGCGCCTTCGGCAAAGACGAAGCGCGGTCTGTTAGGTGCGTGAAGTAA
- a CDS encoding FISUMP domain-containing protein — protein MKNYSILLDCMLAIAFCVGLCACGDDNSSSAPEESSSSEAESSSSEPVYETRCSVPPVLNLVWPLNDSYIADLDFDFTASVNTISCDKEVEVDSATLYYDEAAKSKYKMIGATESYKKVGSVKVKVVQDTANSRKWHLSYNLTELDKKSKLVDGYYKVVLEFYGKSYDVVFLLIRRFDDLVWDFDMTEEHKNVEILCEGCRFEEHIYKMIMTDSKGDTVRQFYKPDRFTPLLSYSMDSLWNVLPEGRYSLRFMAVSGIVAPDTSMYLKLLRNDTEDSTTDQKLAWAFDENLNVRKGLLGAVSDTSFVIGRNAPAIANMPKDYAASIYRASDKYMTQFKVSFDLVQPVYGAERFAKVYLEAAEYDSDEYKTIYSDSVVLKNDTTNYLLNTLDTTLIDLRLGDTDYYQIRVKVEDEYQNVNIVELTKLYIGRDSVSDYTLSDLFVPAKIPSKKYDCSKYDCQYVGLLNPDVEYGELLDERDNHVYRTLKLGNQVWMAQNLNYAADSSYCLYDDSANCAVHGRLYPWHVAVGKTLEECPQDSSECDLSADYIDDKKHVRGICPAGYHVPTDSDYVELGRYLSREYKRDTTDKVFHVATYLLSPHKWYVMNENRAIARRFFTNESGFTMLPSGGAERDDAGSWEFSVERWGAHYWTSSRDLRYMSCWEGWGIYDYVSLGLCPLYGMFSLRCMKE, from the coding sequence ATGAAGAATTATTCCATTTTACTCGATTGCATGTTGGCCATTGCATTTTGTGTTGGCTTGTGCGCATGCGGAGACGACAACAGCTCCAGCGCACCGGAGGAATCGAGCAGCAGCGAAGCCGAGTCAAGTAGCAGTGAGCCGGTTTACGAGACACGCTGTAGTGTGCCGCCCGTGTTGAACCTGGTTTGGCCCTTGAACGATTCCTATATCGCGGATCTTGATTTTGATTTTACGGCAAGCGTTAACACCATTAGCTGTGACAAGGAAGTCGAGGTTGATTCGGCGACCTTGTATTACGATGAAGCCGCTAAAAGTAAATACAAAATGATCGGCGCTACTGAATCGTACAAGAAAGTCGGCTCGGTTAAAGTGAAGGTGGTGCAGGATACGGCTAATTCGCGTAAATGGCACCTGAGCTACAATCTGACAGAACTGGATAAAAAGTCTAAACTGGTAGATGGCTATTACAAGGTAGTGCTGGAATTTTACGGCAAGTCTTACGATGTCGTGTTTTTGCTGATTCGCAGGTTTGACGATCTTGTTTGGGATTTCGACATGACCGAAGAACACAAGAACGTAGAGATACTGTGCGAAGGTTGCCGTTTTGAAGAGCATATCTACAAGATGATAATGACGGACTCTAAGGGCGATACTGTAAGGCAATTCTACAAGCCCGATAGGTTTACGCCGTTGCTTTCGTATTCTATGGATTCGCTTTGGAACGTGTTGCCTGAAGGCCGGTACTCCTTGCGCTTTATGGCGGTTTCCGGTATTGTGGCGCCTGATACGAGCATGTACCTGAAATTGCTGAGGAACGATACGGAAGACAGTACGACGGATCAAAAATTGGCTTGGGCCTTCGATGAAAACCTGAATGTTCGAAAGGGGCTTCTTGGAGCAGTCAGCGATACGTCTTTCGTGATTGGCCGCAATGCCCCTGCAATTGCGAACATGCCGAAGGATTATGCGGCCTCGATTTATAGGGCCAGCGACAAATACATGACCCAGTTCAAGGTGTCTTTCGACTTGGTGCAGCCCGTGTATGGTGCAGAAAGGTTTGCGAAGGTTTATCTGGAAGCCGCCGAATATGATTCGGATGAATACAAGACGATTTATTCTGATTCTGTCGTCTTGAAAAACGATACGACCAATTACCTGCTGAATACATTGGATACGACTCTTATTGACCTTCGCTTGGGCGATACGGATTATTATCAGATTCGCGTGAAGGTGGAAGATGAATACCAGAATGTCAATATCGTAGAATTGACGAAACTGTATATCGGAAGGGATTCCGTTTCGGATTACACGTTGTCTGATCTCTTTGTGCCTGCAAAGATTCCCTCCAAAAAGTATGATTGTTCAAAGTACGATTGCCAATATGTGGGTCTGTTGAATCCGGATGTGGAATACGGCGAACTGCTTGACGAGCGCGACAATCACGTGTACCGCACCTTGAAATTGGGTAACCAGGTTTGGATGGCGCAGAACCTGAACTACGCTGCCGATTCCAGCTACTGCCTATACGACGATTCCGCAAATTGCGCTGTGCACGGAAGACTTTATCCGTGGCATGTGGCGGTTGGCAAGACCTTGGAAGAATGCCCCCAGGATTCTTCGGAATGTGACTTGTCGGCAGATTACATTGACGACAAGAAACATGTGAGGGGAATTTGCCCCGCAGGGTACCACGTGCCGACGGATTCGGACTATGTTGAGCTGGGACGCTACCTTAGCCGCGAATATAAAAGGGATACGACCGACAAGGTGTTCCATGTAGCGACGTATCTTTTGAGCCCGCACAAGTGGTATGTAATGAATGAAAACAGGGCTATCGCTCGCAGGTTTTTTACGAATGAGTCTGGATTTACCATGTTGCCCTCTGGCGGCGCGGAGCGTGATGATGCTGGTTCGTGGGAGTTTTCTGTGGAACGTTGGGGCGCTCACTATTGGACATCATCAAGAGATTTGAGATATATGTCTTGCTGGGAAGGTTGGGGAATTTATGACTATGTAAGTCTTGGCCTTTGTCCGTTGTATGGAATGTTTAGCCTTAGGTGCATGAAGGAATGA
- a CDS encoding aspartate kinase — protein sequence MSQRIVCKFGGSSVADAGQFKKIKAIVESDKNRKVIVVSAPGKRNPKETKLTDLLYSTYDLASKGLDFSTPWNLIRQRYDEICKDLGLGDKLSEDLDSLEDKLKNHPETISTDFLVSRGEFLCARLMAKYLGANFVDTFPLITFDDKYRITPKTYEDIAKTLSDENQLYVLPGFYGSNLRGEVKTFSRGGSDITGAILANGIDAAKYENWTDVSGMLMADPRIVENPLPIEYVSYREIRELAYSGASVLHDESIAPCRAKKIPINIRNTNRPQDPGTIIGPTPEEAKLPITGVAGRKGFSMIYIEKSMMNKEVGFGRRVLAVLESEGLSYELCPSAIDSMSIVVDSKALDAVQDVVLEDITQQMRPDRIKVFPGIALIATVGHGMTNKIGVAAKLFTALADNKVNVRIIDQGSSQINIITGVDEADTEKAIKAIYGAFVK from the coding sequence ATGAGTCAAAGAATCGTATGTAAGTTCGGCGGCAGCTCTGTCGCCGATGCAGGCCAGTTCAAGAAGATCAAGGCCATCGTTGAATCCGACAAGAACCGTAAGGTCATCGTCGTTTCTGCCCCCGGCAAGCGCAATCCTAAGGAAACCAAGCTTACCGACCTCCTCTACAGCACCTACGACCTCGCTAGCAAGGGTCTCGACTTTTCGACCCCGTGGAACCTGATCCGCCAGCGCTACGACGAAATCTGCAAGGACCTGGGCCTCGGCGACAAGCTTTCCGAAGATCTCGACAGCCTCGAAGACAAGCTCAAGAACCATCCTGAAACCATCAGCACCGACTTCTTGGTGAGCCGCGGCGAATTCCTTTGCGCCCGCCTCATGGCCAAGTACCTGGGTGCAAACTTCGTGGACACCTTCCCGCTGATTACCTTCGACGACAAGTATCGCATTACGCCGAAGACCTACGAAGACATCGCGAAGACCTTGTCCGACGAAAACCAGCTTTACGTGCTGCCGGGCTTCTATGGTAGCAACCTCCGTGGCGAAGTCAAGACCTTCAGCCGTGGCGGATCCGACATCACGGGCGCTATCCTTGCCAACGGCATCGATGCTGCCAAGTACGAAAACTGGACCGACGTTTCGGGCATGCTCATGGCTGACCCGCGCATCGTCGAAAATCCGCTGCCGATCGAATACGTGAGCTACCGCGAAATCCGCGAACTCGCTTACTCCGGCGCTTCTGTGCTCCACGACGAATCTATCGCTCCGTGCCGCGCCAAGAAGATTCCTATCAACATCCGCAACACGAACCGCCCGCAGGATCCGGGTACCATCATCGGCCCCACTCCGGAAGAAGCAAAGCTCCCGATTACGGGCGTTGCCGGCCGTAAGGGCTTCTCGATGATCTACATCGAAAAGTCCATGATGAACAAGGAAGTCGGTTTCGGTCGCCGCGTGCTCGCCGTGCTCGAAAGCGAAGGCCTCTCCTACGAACTGTGCCCGAGCGCTATCGACTCCATGAGCATCGTGGTAGATAGCAAGGCTCTCGACGCCGTGCAGGACGTGGTTCTCGAAGACATCACGCAGCAGATGCGCCCCGACCGTATCAAGGTGTTCCCGGGTATCGCACTCATCGCTACCGTGGGTCACGGCATGACGAACAAGATCGGTGTGGCTGCAAAGCTCTTCACGGCTCTCGCAGACAACAAGGTCAACGTTCGCATCATTGACCAGGGTTCTTCGCAGATCAACATCATCACCGGTGTTGACGAAGCCGATACCGAGAAGGCTATCAAGGCCATCTACGGCGCATTCGTAAAATAA
- a CDS encoding sigma 54-interacting transcriptional regulator, producing the protein MNRHESMLRIAASSDISVLLLGESGSGKEVAARFVHAHSKRAGGPFIALNCGAIAKGLTESILEGHRKGAFTGASEERLGVVRSADHGTLFLDEIGEMPLEIQCKLLRILQERSVMPLGSCDPQPVDFRLICATNRDLRAEVHAGRFREDLYFRLNVFPVKIPPLREREDFTSIAQEIWKEIADHKPLNANEIASLSKRKWPGNVRQLKNVLQRYSLLKPYDITLGNVLTDEFSEPTTVADSCTLYQTKPKRIAETPEWNLICSELSKNSGNRSITAQKLGISRGCLNYQIRKHSS; encoded by the coding sequence ATGAACAGACACGAATCCATGTTACGTATCGCGGCAAGCTCCGACATCTCGGTGCTCTTGCTGGGGGAATCGGGCAGCGGCAAGGAGGTCGCCGCCCGCTTTGTCCACGCTCACAGCAAGCGGGCGGGCGGGCCCTTTATCGCCCTCAATTGCGGGGCGATTGCCAAGGGACTCACCGAAAGCATTCTAGAAGGCCACCGCAAGGGGGCATTCACCGGCGCTAGCGAAGAGCGCCTGGGGGTGGTGCGCTCGGCGGACCACGGCACACTTTTCTTGGATGAAATCGGCGAGATGCCGCTCGAAATTCAGTGCAAGCTGCTGCGTATTTTGCAGGAGCGCTCCGTAATGCCCTTGGGCAGTTGCGACCCCCAGCCTGTAGACTTTCGCCTGATTTGTGCCACCAACCGCGACTTGCGCGCCGAGGTACATGCTGGCCGTTTCCGCGAAGATCTTTACTTTAGGCTGAACGTGTTTCCCGTGAAAATCCCTCCGCTTAGGGAGCGCGAAGACTTTACGAGCATCGCCCAAGAAATCTGGAAAGAAATCGCCGACCACAAACCGCTTAATGCAAACGAGATTGCATCGCTTTCAAAACGCAAATGGCCCGGAAACGTGCGCCAGCTCAAGAACGTATTGCAACGCTATTCGCTTTTAAAGCCCTACGACATTACCCTGGGCAACGTGCTTACCGACGAATTCAGCGAGCCCACCACAGTCGCAGACTCCTGCACTCTATACCAGACAAAGCCCAAGCGCATTGCCGAAACGCCCGAATGGAATTTAATTTGTTCAGAACTTTCCAAGAACAGTGGCAACAGGAGCATCACCGCACAAAAACTAGGCATCAGCCGCGGCTGCCTCAATTATCAAATCCGAAAACATTCCAGTTGA
- a CDS encoding PorV/PorQ family protein, whose translation MNKKILAISLVACSLAFAGEHWNVDAGGVSMKFLSMHASARTAGLSGAGVADAANASEISRNPLAMSAVQEAEAGINHIIFPEMSADDFTTAYLALPFEFWKFPLTASAGFEFLGYDGIEGRDEEGFKTSEYGAYAWVLSAGLGNRSKVFNWALSARLCQQTIDDESALAFLGDIGGAYRVNEYFAFGATLTNFGYMSDYDGEDETAPMALQAGITGILPIAKFFDLQSNWNLHMSADAYRRADMQDPEWRFGGELNYADLLAFRMGYAVRPDTEDGISAGLGVAIGMAHFDYAYSPKKAFDGGYHYLTLGIRF comes from the coding sequence ATGAATAAGAAGATCCTCGCTATAAGTCTTGTTGCGTGTTCCCTTGCTTTTGCCGGGGAGCATTGGAACGTAGATGCGGGCGGGGTATCGATGAAGTTCCTTTCGATGCATGCTTCGGCTAGGACTGCCGGCCTTTCGGGGGCGGGTGTTGCCGATGCGGCGAATGCTTCTGAAATTTCGCGTAACCCGCTGGCTATGTCCGCGGTTCAAGAAGCCGAGGCGGGCATTAACCATATTATTTTCCCGGAAATGTCGGCCGACGATTTTACGACGGCGTATTTGGCGCTCCCGTTCGAATTCTGGAAATTCCCGCTCACGGCGTCGGCAGGTTTTGAATTCCTGGGTTACGATGGCATCGAGGGCCGCGACGAAGAAGGCTTCAAGACGTCGGAATACGGTGCCTACGCTTGGGTACTCTCGGCGGGCCTCGGCAACCGCAGCAAGGTTTTCAACTGGGCGTTGTCGGCACGCTTGTGCCAGCAGACCATTGACGACGAATCGGCACTTGCGTTCTTGGGCGACATCGGTGGCGCTTACCGCGTGAACGAATACTTTGCCTTTGGCGCGACCCTTACGAACTTTGGCTACATGAGCGACTACGACGGCGAAGATGAAACTGCCCCGATGGCATTGCAGGCAGGCATTACGGGCATTTTGCCGATTGCAAAGTTCTTTGACTTGCAGAGCAATTGGAACTTGCACATGTCTGCTGACGCTTACCGCCGCGCCGATATGCAGGACCCCGAATGGCGATTCGGTGGCGAACTGAATTACGCCGACTTGCTCGCGTTCCGCATGGGTTATGCGGTGCGCCCCGATACCGAAGACGGTATCAGTGCCGGCCTTGGCGTCGCTATCGGTATGGCGCATTTCGATTACGCTTACAGCCCCAAGAAAGCGTTTGACGGTGGCTACCACTACTTGACGCTTGGCATTCGATTCTAA